agaattctacaataataacaacaagGATTTTCGTTTTTAGCGTGACCGTGTGTCGATATCTCTAAGAACGATAACTATCTTCATAGACCCGTAACGTTTCTCACGATCTATCACACGAAGTAATGGTATTTCGAAATGGGAACATGATACCTATTGGTTCAAAGATTATGAATCAAAGCCGATACATCGCGACGCACAGTCTGCGAACAGACGCACACGTTCGATCCGGATTGAGAAACTTGTTCGAAAGAAACATTATCGATTTGACAAGTAATTTGGCGATTTAATaggattaaagaaaaattcgctGAAAGTTAACTTCTTTTTGCAAGAGAAGTCTTTTTGGTTTAAGAGGTTAATTGAAACGATCAGATCAGTTAATACATGATGATACCGCGCACATCGAAGCAACGTGTTACAAAAAAGCACGGGACTATGCCGAAACTCCGTTTATTCGGATGCATCGGAAGACATGGCAATTCGAATAACTGAATAGatcttataataaattttctaactgTCGCCCcaccattttttttaaactgtgAACTGTTATTACGTTACTTCAGGGAACCCgggaaatttgtttttattaatttcgatagTAGGAGCTAAGGTTCAAAAAGTTGAAGTTGAGCACACTGTGAATTTTATCTATTCTATGAATCGTCTGGGTATCACAGATTTCCACCGTTTCTTGTATTCGACGTACACGCAAATTGTTCTGAacacaaacaaataattatatatgtatcaaGAGTTTTAAGACTTGCCGAGCCTTGTAAAGGTTTTAGGAATAAAATCATGTTCAAAGTAATTCAAACttcagaaatatttgaacacttgTCACAGAAAACATTTATGTACAATGATAACTATGTCTCCTCACACTACTAGTATgttgtataacatataacgtattcataaaaagcttctataagtatttaaataatttcgtaagcTACCGTATATATTAAAAGCGATTCAACGTGTTTCAGAACAATGTGTTTCATTAATACTAAACataaacttattaaaataaacgaaatccTACCGTTACTCGAAAAGAAGATATATACACAAGATAACAACATTGGTACACTTACCTTGCAGAAAAGTGATGTACGCTGAAAAGGCGATCCTCTGGTTAAGTTATTATTGACCGTTGTGAATCCATTTGAAATCCGGAAAAAAGGGGTCGAGCGACCGTATCACAGGAGTAAACACACTCGCGGGGCAAAGATCGGGCCACACACAGTCAGAAAACACAGGGAGAACCATTCGTTCGCGCCTCGTGCTTAGATAGTTTTGCGTTCGCTCATTGTTGAATGTGGCCAAGCACGCCCCCTTGAGAGACCGGTCGACCGAGGAATGGAGTAGAGAAAGGAGCGACAAGGAGCGAGAGGTAGACGGAGATAGTgagaaaaacagaaagagaggATCGCGAAGAGAAGATAGGGACAGGAGGATGGTCGAAGGGAATGCAAGATGAAAGGGAGCGAGAGAGTACGAGGCGGCGACACCAAACCAAAGAAAGTGCGTCGATTGCACGGATTTCTTAAATCATGAACACTTAAATACACTCGATTCATTTATTCGAGCGAATCGATAATCACTCGTCGATTGTACAAACTTAAGGTTTCAGATGAGCCAAAGGACACACAGCCACATCGGTGTGACAATCAGTGGACGATTACTGCGATTACGATCCCATGAGGCGCGTTTTACAATTAGTTTTCCAGGGACGAAGATTAACGAATGATACCGATTCTATACGAAATTCGTCTCTTCTGTCGGTAAACACTGCTCGTGGaaagatatatgtacttaTGTACACTCACATGCCGGGTGATTCGTTCTGTGCGTTTCCTTGGCTACCGTGATCCAGTATCGATCGATGATTCTCACGCGCGCTTTAAAAACACCCTAGTTATGATCACGGTGATGTATATAATCTAGATGTactttatgttttattttcatataaaactTCTGACGAAACACAGTAGTAAACACACGCTTTAACAAACTTTCACAATgtgaacgtttcacgaatctCTCCAGGCCAACACAAAGCGTTCCTCCTTGGTCGCGGCCCGGCCTCTACTGAGAAACAAGTACGCCAGGGGGCAGTCACGAGCAAGCGGTTCTCGAACCGCTGGGAGCCTGAAAACCGTCTTCAGAAATCCCCGGTGCATGTACGGTTTCGTGGATGTACGAGACCCGAACGAGCAAGCAGACCAAGTACAATCCACCCGCTCGCCTCGCTACTCGGACCcgagacgacgacgacgttcCATTGTTTCGTTGTCTCCTGGCTCGGGAGCGTGGCACACAGACAGACACGGCTGCGGTAGCGCACGTGCACGCCCGCTCAATACACGCTAATCTCTGCACACGTACGAGCAGGTTAGGGACACACACACGGGCGCACACTCGCAGCTATAAACCGACTATATACCGACCGACCAGTCACGCACGATCTCTCGTTCGTGTATGAATGCTGTAGTCCGGTTACCACCGGACCCGAACCCATCACGGACACACGCCTAACTCATACTTGCATGTATACGCTCTCACACACAAGCTGTTCGCTCGCTCACGAACGAAAAACCTATCACAGGTCTTTGAAGtaccgatgaaaatttattgtacgCCCTTCTTGCCACTTGCTCTTTTCTCCTCGACTTTGCAGTCATTTCGGCCAATTTCACGTTCATGGAAGGGTATTTACTGCTAGCAGTTTAACACCGGGGACTCCAACGAAGGGAGGACAGAAGAGGGAAGTAGAATGCGAAGAGAAATGGTTGAATGGGTGTAAGAGAGACGAATATATAAAGGGAACTTAAGTGGGTGGGAGCTAAGAGCTAGGTGGAATACGATGGAAGGGGAAGATGATGTCGAGCAACCGAACTTGACCCTCCGTGGATCTGCATTTTCGTTGGTTTGCTTAGCCGACAGAGGATCTTGAGTTTTTAATCGGCTGGAAAAATTATCGTTCGCTCGACTGGAAAAAGAACGTATACAAGCATGagatttattattgtaattttacaaatgtcatttctttgaaattatgAAGATTGCTGGTAATAtcagatattatatttattgttgaaTCGCTTTTTATCTTAACCTTGTAACTTGAAATATAcgcatgtatatgtatgctAATTAAGAtcttttcatacttttatgataaaaaattagatgTTTTACTTGCAAAACTTTGTAACAGAGTATAAGtaagaattacaaaaatagtACGTATGGCATActttgatcaatttttaaaaattgtgcaaaataaaatggatACTTGAAATTCCTTTCTTGATGTGTTAATGCCAACGCAACGCCTATCTATGTATTTTCTTTGTGTTCTAGCGAAAGGAATGCCGTGCCAGCGCTCCGTTATGAGCTTCTAGATATGTACATTGAATACGCATCAAGGAATTTGTTCTTGCTAGAACCCTGAACTACATAATGCTTTTTACCTACAGCCTATATTGAATGATTTATCGCAACCAGTCAACTATGTAACCTTCTACAAAATGATAACAGTAAAACTGAACTGCTAATCTGCATGTTAACCAGAAAATGAGAAAGGTaggtttttaattaaattaattgtacagAATCACTTATGTTACATATTCCCTGTAGTTAAATATGTTCTCCTTCagaagaattttgtaatatgGTGCGTAAAAAGCGCACGCATAtctgtatatttcaatttgactCTTCTTAAATACGCGTTTCGAGTAtgcgatttttatttatattcatttggaaaataataattttttaattgtacacATTTTAAAATGCATAAATGAAATTGGTCAATCAACTATACCAATCATGGAATCAgttattttaacataattatttatatttatatttaaaattttcgtaaatttgtTTAGATTCcgctaaaaataaaagaatcataATCTTCTGACTACGTGTCCAGGATCACGTGCGAGAAGAAACCATAATATAATGCTTGACAAATGAGCACGAAAGAAGTTTTGATAAACGTAACCTGAAGCGGATCTGATAACAACTCATCGTATTTAGGAAGCTAATAGCGAACCTACCACGACAACAAAAAGCGTTTAAACACGCattcattttttccattaGCACGTTTTACCATTCCTTATTCTGAGTCAGTGCTGTCCACGAATTGCCCCATAGTTTACGGGACTTCCCCCATTTTTTATGCTTTATATTCCTTACTTAGATATTAGAACTCGATACTGTATTGCACAAACATACTGTTTACCTATGCTCTTTATGAAATTCAAGtctgaaaaagagaaaaaaggtagATAAGGAACATAAAAGGTAAATaaagagaggaaggaaaaggggaagtgaagaaaggagaaagagaaggaaacttaagaaagaaaaatgagaaacgagATCGCTACCGCGAAGATAGCGGTTGATCTGTCGTTAGAAGTATACATAACATGAAatccttttataaatatttttaacgcaaactttatttactttatttattgatcTTTACGGATTCATGTTACGACAtcttatacaaaaatacaaatgtattatataaaggatattttgcatttaatcTACATAACCTAATCCATCCTAACTATCTAATAAATAAGATTAGTGTCCCTCTCTAATGGATAGGTGCTAATTTAGTTTTGAAATAGCACTTTGTCGCGcatctttttataattgttgCAATCGCATACTTtgttcgaaaatatatattagttaTCTTTTTCCgcttattaattatataatgacATGTTTGAcaaaaaagttatatatattaataatgttaagAACATTCGTTTGCACTTGTAATTGTTATGAATAGATAAAACGAATATTAGTACATGTCATTGTAAAGTGTGGTAAAATATACTAACAGTAAGGTGCTGTGTGATAACTTTAGAAGCGAATAAGCATAAGCATTCAGTGAACTGAAAGCAGGTGCGAAAGCCGGTGATAGTTATGAATGAAGTCTCTCTTTGTTTAGTTATCTTTTGAAGATGTGCTGCCTTATCTGTGATCCTACTTTCTGTAATTATGGTTATCATAAATACATAGgtccaatattttttacaaataacgtTCAAATAAATGTCTACCAAATtcatgtttcttatttttaattattaaatattctatagtATTATTACTGCAAAAATGgacattaatatatatatatgtatatctttatttccGTCTGTCTTCCGGCTTTACGGTGACTTCCAAttacatatacaaaataagTCAGAATAATAAACATGAAACTtacatataaagaaagacatatataataataaaatagaacaatAGACAGAAACTTGCTCATAAACAAAaacacataaataataataatcataactTAACCTAACCTCTGTTAGCTATACATACAATTACTTACATCTATccttataatacaaattaatatgaaGTTGCACATAAATCTACATATAGAATctatatcttatattaaaatagacaTTAATACTTCGCACATATTAAATACGACcacgaaatttataaattaacagcATTAAACTTTccaaattattattgataaaaatttgattagatttaaaatacaatttatagtTTAACTAATTCACAAGAACAAATCAATAACTATATGTTAAGTCCACAGTCGTCTTACTTACGCAAATTATGATCGGATTGAGGAGGTTATCAAGCAGCAGTAGCGTATCCAACTATTTCCATCATTCAATGAAGAGATTTCTTTGTGCTGCAAGTTCGCTGGATAAATTGATAAACGTCGAAATACTTTATtcgatatgtaatatataccCTTATTAAGTAtttgattgtaaattaataacttcTCATCCATATATACTATATGTTCCAAATGTCAAATATCCTTATCAATGCGATTCCACGTCGAATAAACATGTTATACATCATCGATTTGTTTATAAAGAACATAATCTAAAATTATACCAGTTTATCGAAGTTTATCACGTATTCTACGATTTCATAAGTCTGCTACAACTATGGTAAGATAAAATACCTAACTGCGGGAAAGATTTCAGTATGTTATACACTTTGGTCGCGTCAACAGCACTGGTTTAATAATTGTCAACACAAAATCGTGCGCTGATAAGAGTTCCGACAGGCACGCAACGCGCAAGTGCAAGTTGTAAGTGACAGCATATTCATAATAAACATAAGTATCACGCCATATTATTATGcaataacaaacaaaaaagaatggaaataatatacatataatttagaaCCGGAACTATAGCGTATTTTATGCATATTTAATGATactatatagaaattttaccattatttttaaataaaatttgtattatattaaattcgacatattaaattattcaatattataacaaCTGGAAGTAGCATCTCTTAATACAATATCACTGATATCaagattaaattatcattttggTAACTTATAGAAAGAAAGGTGATGTAAAATGATGAGTTATTTATATGTCATCTTTTActtcatagaaaatttctagtttcttctagaaaatttaaaagaggaaatcgAAATGCAACGCGAATGGAATCAATTGGTTGTTCACAAGTACCCACCAAAGATACTTCAAACCAAACTGCAGTTACCGATAAAAACTTTAACGAGCCCCGGGCCGACTAATTGTTCGAAGCGAGTTCTTCAATCTCTTCAGAATCAAATTATAGGCCACCTTCATCCGGAAATTTGTCAggtaatcattttttttttgtttatgtaCAAAATAGAGGTAGACTGACCATTATCAGTAACAAAATatgttttgttaatttctaGTTGATGGATGAGATTAAGGAAGGTCTACAATACGTATTTCAAACTAATAATAGACTCACTTTGGCGTTAAGTGCGTCAGGTCATGGCGGTATGGAGGCGTGCTTAACAAATTTACTCGAACCTGGAGAAACTGTGCTCATTGTCAAGCATGGAATTTGGGGTAAAAGAGCGGCTGACATGGCTACTCGAATTGGTGCAAATGTAGGTAGTACAGTTTCGAAAGGACcaacataaaaattagaaaattcaccagtatttaaatttaaacagtGTATGAACTTTAAAATATAGGTAAAACTGATAGAAAAAGAACACACTATTGCTGTTACGTTGAAACAATTGGAAACAGCTTTGCAAGTGTACAATCCAGTCGCGGTATTCATGGTACAAGCTGAATCCTCCACTGGTTTAAAACAACCATTAGAAGGGTTTGGCGATCTTGTTCACAGGTAATTTtgctatttaaaatattttgtatttgccATTAATTTAAGTTGCAGTTTATGGAATGCTATCAGAAgggaataaaattagaaacgtgtttgtaaaattgatagaataaaagaaattcttccAGATACAATGCTCTTCTTATCGTTGATACTGTTGCGTCACTGTGCGGAGAACCGTTCTTTATGGACTCTTGGGGCATCGATGCAGCTTACTCAGGCAGTCAAAAAGTTATCGGCGCCCCTCCAGGATTAACACCTATTTCGTTTAGTCCACGAGCTGAGTACGTATCGCGGTTTCCTTTTATAACACCCAAACCGCAACTCTCACATAGATGGTCTAAGAATTGGGACTTTTAGTGATCTCCTGTGAATATCAATCCAATCCGTGATGTCATCACGGTGACTCGCGCTCTCGCGTAACCCATTCGATCCTTCTGTGATTCATAACCGCAGATGGCTCCAGTGAATTCTTATTCAATGACAGTTTGACGCCTTTTGAATTAAATAGGACATCGGTATTGTCTGTCAAGGCTCATCCATTATGAAGAAACCCActtctataataaaaaattacttctgTCCAATTACTAATTTTTCCACTCCTTTTTCTAAATCTGTCAACGAGATTACGTTCGCCTCGATTA
The DNA window shown above is from Bombus pyrosoma isolate SC7728 linkage group LG7, ASM1482585v1, whole genome shotgun sequence and carries:
- the LOC122569429 gene encoding alanine--glyoxylate aminotransferase, encoding MQREWNQLVVHKYPPKILQTKLQLPIKTLTSPGPTNCSKRVLQSLQNQIIGHLHPEICQLMDEIKEGLQYVFQTNNRLTLALSASGHGGMEACLTNLLEPGETVLIVKHGIWGKRAADMATRIGANVKLIEKEHTIAVTLKQLETALQVYNPVAVFMVQAESSTGLKQPLEGFGDLVHRYNALLIVDTVASLCGEPFFMDSWGIDAAYSGSQKVIGAPPGLTPISFSPRAEKKLFQRKTKPMSYYLDMTLLGNYWKCFGNENRLYHHTISATLIYGLREALAEIADEGLQASWIRHAGAAARLRKGLELRRLRSYVKIPQYQLSTVISIELPPGVDDRIIVQRCMQKYKVEISRGLGPTEGKILRIGLLGINATPNKVDLILRALDDALRYVSQSKL